The proteins below come from a single Microbulbifer sp. Q7 genomic window:
- the rpmD gene encoding 50S ribosomal protein L30: protein MAKKTIKVTQVKSINGRLKNHQACVAGLGLRRIGHTVEVEDTPSVRGMINKVNYLVKVEEA from the coding sequence ATGGCTAAGAAGACCATCAAAGTAACCCAGGTCAAAAGCATCAACGGTCGCCTGAAAAATCATCAGGCGTGTGTTGCTGGTCTGGGTCTGCGCCGCATTGGTCACACTGTGGAAGTGGAAGACACTCCCTCTGTGCGCGGCATGATCAACAAAGTGAACTACCTCGTAAAAGTAGAGGAGGCGTAA
- the rpsE gene encoding 30S ribosomal protein S5 translates to MARDKVEKSNDEGLQEKLVQVNRVAKTVKGGRIFAFTALTVVGDGNGRVGFGRGKAREVPVAIQKAMEAARRNMIQVDLNGDTLQYATNGRHGGSKVYMQPASQGTGVIAGGAMRSVLEMAGVHNVLAKCYGSTNPVNVVRATFSALGKMSSPEDVAAKRGKSVEEILN, encoded by the coding sequence ATGGCTAGAGATAAAGTCGAGAAGAGCAACGACGAAGGCCTCCAGGAAAAACTGGTCCAGGTCAATCGTGTTGCCAAAACCGTAAAAGGTGGTCGTATCTTCGCGTTCACCGCTCTGACCGTAGTTGGCGACGGCAATGGCCGTGTTGGCTTCGGTCGTGGTAAAGCGCGTGAAGTACCTGTTGCCATTCAAAAGGCAATGGAAGCTGCGCGTCGCAACATGATCCAGGTAGACCTGAACGGGGACACCCTTCAGTACGCTACCAACGGTCGCCACGGCGGTTCCAAGGTATACATGCAGCCCGCTTCCCAGGGTACCGGCGTAATTGCCGGCGGCGCTATGCGCTCCGTCCTGGAAATGGCTGGCGTCCACAACGTACTGGCCAAGTGCTACGGCTCTACCAATCCGGTAAATGTCGTTCGCGCTACCTTCAGTGCGCTGGGCAAAATGAGTAGCCCGGAAGACGTAGCCGCCAAGCGTGGCAAGTCTGTGGAAGAAATCCTGAACTGA
- the rplR gene encoding 50S ribosomal protein L18, whose protein sequence is MNVKKQSRLRRARRARAKFRELGAVRLTVNRTPRHIYAQILSADGDKVLATASTLDKDLRESKTGNVDAAKAVGTLIAERAKAAGVEAVAFDRSGFKYHGRVKALADAAREAGLKF, encoded by the coding sequence ATGAACGTTAAAAAGCAATCTCGCTTGCGTCGTGCACGTCGTGCCCGCGCCAAGTTCCGTGAGCTGGGCGCCGTTCGCCTGACAGTGAACCGCACTCCCCGCCACATTTACGCACAGATCCTGTCTGCCGACGGCGACAAGGTATTGGCCACTGCCTCTACTCTGGACAAGGACCTGCGTGAAAGCAAAACCGGTAACGTCGACGCTGCTAAGGCTGTTGGCACCCTGATCGCTGAGCGTGCTAAGGCCGCTGGCGTTGAAGCGGTAGCCTTCGATCGTAGCGGCTTCAAATACCACGGCCGTGTTAAGGCCCTGGCAGACGCTGCCCGTGAAGCCGGTCTGAAATTCTAA